A genomic window from Bacillota bacterium includes:
- a CDS encoding TAXI family TRAP transporter solute-binding subunit gives MYRRTRNGSRLMAIVSLCLLMATCLVGSFSGTAGAARKFLSIATASIGGSYYPIGVGIAEIVNRCVPDVEMKVEVTGGGLENPKLVGTGEADLGFTNHFAYMAYHGEPPYDRKYSDLRLLFAGVSPGAYQIVVRADSGIRSLSDLKGKRVAMGPQGGGAIVQFPLMLEFHNLTMNDFRASYMSYDEGILALTDGRVDAALVAAPVPSPAITSLAASKRVDFRIITWSPQVRDAFLQKYPYFAAVDIPGSVYGLPDVTHTVGTVNVVIANAKLSEDLVYKITKSIFDNLATLQQSHPSATSIDLASAVSVRLIPFHPGAERYYKERGVLK, from the coding sequence ATGTACCGTCGCACTAGAAACGGAAGCAGACTCATGGCAATAGTGTCTCTCTGCCTGTTGATGGCCACTTGTCTGGTTGGCAGCTTCAGTGGGACTGCGGGCGCGGCAAGGAAGTTCCTGTCTATCGCCACTGCAAGCATCGGAGGATCCTATTACCCAATCGGCGTCGGCATTGCGGAGATAGTCAATCGGTGTGTTCCTGATGTGGAGATGAAAGTCGAGGTCACCGGGGGCGGCCTTGAGAACCCCAAGCTGGTGGGAACCGGTGAGGCAGATCTCGGTTTCACCAACCACTTCGCCTACATGGCTTACCATGGGGAGCCCCCATATGACCGCAAGTATTCCGATCTACGCCTTCTCTTTGCCGGGGTCTCGCCAGGCGCATACCAGATAGTGGTACGAGCCGACTCAGGAATACGCAGTTTGAGCGACCTGAAAGGCAAGCGGGTGGCCATGGGCCCTCAGGGGGGTGGGGCCATCGTCCAGTTCCCGCTCATGCTGGAATTCCACAACCTCACAATGAATGACTTCCGGGCAAGTTACATGTCGTACGATGAAGGTATTCTGGCCCTCACTGACGGACGTGTCGACGCGGCGCTGGTTGCAGCTCCCGTGCCTTCACCGGCTATCACTTCTCTGGCAGCGTCCAAGAGGGTTGATTTCCGCATCATAACATGGTCGCCACAGGTGCGAGATGCTTTCCTTCAGAAGTATCCCTATTTTGCTGCTGTCGACATCCCGGGATCGGTATACGGCCTGCCGGATGTGACTCACACGGTTGGGACCGTCAACGTGGTCATCGCTAATGCCAAACTCAGTGAGGATCTGGTGTACAAGATAACCAAGAGCATCTTCGACAACCTTGCGACTCTACAGCAATCCCACCCATCGGCGACATCAATCGATCTCGCTTCCGCGGTGAGTGTCCGTCTCATCCCGTTCCACCCTGGGGCGGAACGCTACTACAAAGAACGGGGCGTATTGAAGTAG
- a CDS encoding TRAP transporter permease — protein sequence MGQQPVSEPQREYSIERRTLSGAVATAVTVIAVAASLFHFYNGGLGAMSTMDVRVIHLVLMLVPAFIVYPSSIRSRERVGLLDIVLIATSIAGSLFVLSSWRAQLARVADPTTLQIVLGCLMIAAVLEAARRTTGPALTVTAIVFLVYALYGPYFPGLLGHKGYSITRLVSFLVMTGEGIYGIPLSVSSTYVVLFVLFGSLMNRFGGGRLFIDVAYSITGRFRGGPAKTAIVSSALMGTISGSPIANVMTTGTFTIPLMVQMGYHPHVAGAVEAVASTGGMLMPPVMGAAAFIIAQYLGVSYTHVAWAALIPAVLYFACVFFIVDMEAVKCGMRGLAREELPNLTQVLAGRMALFLPVVTLVVFILREMSPMRAVFLSICLMVLVSFLGRSTRPSLKTLIQALEDGAVNSIPVAASCACAGLVVGVISITGIGVKFSSSLIQLAHGSVFLALIYTAVASIILGMGMPATAVYIIQAALNVPALIQLGVSPLSAHMFVFYYSAIGCITPPVALTAYAAAGISGAHPGRTGWSAFLFGAVAYVVPFVFTYSPQLLMQGSVVSVVFAFATALAGVYMFACAIEGLFLVKRNALERILLFAAGLALVIPGGSTDLIAAVLIGGVLVFGVRRQRRGSEPRAA from the coding sequence ATGGGCCAGCAACCCGTGTCGGAACCACAAAGAGAATACAGCATTGAGAGAAGAACTCTATCTGGTGCAGTAGCCACAGCAGTGACAGTAATTGCGGTGGCCGCCAGCCTGTTCCATTTCTACAACGGCGGCCTCGGAGCCATGTCTACGATGGATGTACGAGTCATACATCTAGTACTCATGCTAGTCCCGGCGTTCATCGTCTACCCGAGTTCTATCCGTTCCCGCGAGCGTGTGGGGCTTCTGGACATCGTGCTCATCGCCACGTCCATCGCCGGCAGCCTGTTCGTGCTGAGCAGTTGGAGAGCGCAACTGGCGCGTGTGGCTGATCCAACGACTCTTCAGATAGTGCTTGGGTGTCTCATGATAGCAGCAGTGCTGGAAGCGGCGCGACGGACCACCGGACCGGCGTTGACCGTAACGGCCATTGTCTTCCTGGTATATGCGCTCTACGGCCCGTATTTCCCGGGGCTTCTCGGCCACAAGGGGTACTCGATAACCAGACTGGTATCGTTCCTGGTTATGACCGGTGAAGGTATATACGGGATCCCGCTCAGCGTCTCCTCCACATACGTCGTTCTATTTGTCCTGTTTGGGAGTCTCATGAACAGATTCGGAGGCGGAAGGCTGTTCATTGACGTGGCCTACTCAATTACCGGCCGCTTTCGAGGCGGACCCGCGAAGACGGCGATTGTCTCCAGTGCTTTGATGGGCACCATTTCTGGCTCTCCCATCGCCAACGTGATGACAACCGGGACATTCACCATACCCCTGATGGTGCAGATGGGCTACCATCCGCACGTGGCAGGAGCCGTAGAGGCCGTGGCGTCAACAGGCGGAATGCTGATGCCGCCCGTCATGGGAGCAGCGGCTTTCATCATCGCCCAGTATCTTGGCGTGTCGTACACCCACGTGGCCTGGGCGGCCCTCATTCCTGCGGTGCTCTATTTCGCGTGTGTGTTCTTCATCGTGGACATGGAGGCAGTGAAGTGTGGAATGCGCGGACTTGCCCGTGAGGAACTGCCGAACCTCACACAAGTTCTGGCTGGACGCATGGCTCTGTTCCTCCCCGTAGTGACGCTAGTCGTCTTCATACTTAGGGAAATGTCGCCGATGCGGGCAGTCTTCTTGTCCATATGCCTCATGGTCTTGGTATCCTTCTTGGGACGTTCCACTCGGCCGAGCCTCAAGACCCTCATCCAGGCACTTGAGGACGGCGCGGTAAACAGCATACCTGTGGCTGCTAGTTGCGCATGCGCGGGCCTCGTCGTCGGTGTCATCTCCATAACCGGCATCGGAGTGAAGTTTTCCAGTTCGCTCATTCAGTTAGCCCATGGGTCTGTGTTTCTCGCCCTCATATACACGGCCGTAGCGTCAATCATCTTGGGGATGGGCATGCCGGCCACAGCGGTTTACATAATCCAGGCAGCTCTGAATGTTCCCGCGTTGATCCAGCTGGGAGTGTCCCCGCTCTCCGCCCACATGTTTGTCTTCTATTACAGTGCGATAGGCTGCATAACTCCTCCAGTCGCGCTGACTGCCTACGCAGCGGCGGGGATCTCGGGAGCACATCCTGGACGCACGGGGTGGTCCGCTTTCCTGTTCGGGGCGGTGGCATATGTCGTGCCGTTCGTGTTCACCTATTCACCACAACTACTCATGCAGGGCTCAGTAGTCTCTGTCGTCTTCGCGTTCGCCACGGCTCTTGCCGGTGTCTATATGTTCGCTTGTGCCATAGAAGGTCTCTTCCTAGTGAAAAGGAATGCGCTTGAGCGGATTCTCTTGTTTGCCGCGGGATTGGCTCTGGTGATTCCAGGCGGCAGTACCGACCTCATCGCCGCAGTACTCATCGGCGGTGTGCTGGTGTTTGGAGTGAGACGGCAGAGAAGGGGCAGTGAACCTCGCGCAGCGTAG
- a CDS encoding class II aldolase/adducin family protein, whose protein sequence is MVSVLGLKKELANAIRVLARGEILTLLFGHASVRVPGENRFLMPGHIHQDGKLLTDMDENDIITVGFDGVQIEGRISAPGERFIHSEIYKARPDVGGIVHAHPVLSIAFSVSGTEIVPVEHRAVGFGPKVRILDLPEQIDTPELGARVAEALGSNLAILLRGHGNVVVGPSLADACANAFTLERNALIQLTAHTIGTGVKVIKAEEVRCGRGFSSAWPYYLKVYGDEQATKTSQST, encoded by the coding sequence ATGGTATCTGTCCTGGGTCTCAAGAAGGAACTAGCTAACGCCATAAGAGTACTGGCCAGGGGTGAGATCCTCACGCTGCTCTTCGGACATGCGAGCGTGAGGGTACCCGGAGAAAACAGATTCCTGATGCCTGGCCATATTCACCAGGACGGTAAGCTTCTGACTGACATGGATGAGAATGACATAATCACAGTCGGCTTCGACGGCGTTCAGATCGAGGGGAGAATCTCTGCGCCAGGAGAGAGGTTCATACACTCGGAAATCTACAAAGCCAGGCCTGACGTGGGAGGCATTGTCCATGCCCATCCCGTGCTCTCCATCGCATTCTCGGTGTCTGGCACGGAAATCGTTCCAGTGGAGCACAGGGCTGTCGGATTTGGCCCGAAAGTGCGCATCCTAGACCTCCCCGAACAGATAGACACTCCTGAGCTTGGGGCGCGGGTCGCCGAGGCACTTGGGTCGAACCTCGCAATCCTGCTTCGGGGCCACGGCAACGTGGTCGTGGGTCCGTCTTTGGCAGACGCGTGTGCCAATGCCTTCACCCTGGAACGGAATGCCCTCATCCAGCTCACGGCGCATACAATCGGCACCGGCGTCAAGGTCATTAAGGCTGAGGAGGTGAGATGCGGAAGAGGGTTCAGCAGTGCGTGGCCTTACTACCTGAAGGTATACGGTGATGAGCAGGCCACGAAGACTAGTCAGTCAACGTGA